The Rhodothermus profundi genome segment CTTCTTCGTAGGCTTTGTAGATGGTCACGACGTCTTCCAGCGAACGCTGCAGCGCAGCCAGCCGCGCTGTTTGCACCAGGCTCACCTCATCGCTGAGAGGCTGGCTGTCTTTAAGCAGCGCAATGGCCGCATTGAACACGTGCTGCATCATCAGGCACACATCCTCCGCCCGTACACGCATACGCACTCTACTGCTGGTTGATTACAAACAACGGCAATGTCGGGCAAAACCTGTTCCTTTCCCAGCTATCGGCTTAGCGGCCCATTCTATAAAAAAATCCCCACCTGCGCAATACAGGTGGGGAGCTCCAGGCGAAAAAAGTGCTGGTTCAGAAGCCAAAGGTCAGCATGAACCAGTATTTCTGCACATCCACGCTCCAGCTACGGGCCTGATAAGCGGCATACTTTACCAGTAACGAGAGGTTAGGCGAGACCACATAGCGGGCAACCAGGTCCAACTCGCGGCCATAGGCAAGCTGCCCATCGTCGCTGGCAAAATCGTGATAGATACCGGTTGCCTGCACACGTCCTCGACGCAGACTCAGCGAAACGTAGAGGTCCCGTAATCCCTGCGGCGGCGTGCGCAAAAAGCGATCGGCCCACCCCTGAAAGGCATGCAACGTGGCCAGCGGCGTGCTGAACGCTACGCCGCGGTCACTGGTAAAGAGTTCCAGCGCGCCGGAAGCAGTCACTACCCAGCCATGCTGCCGCACCGAAAGGCCCAGCATAGCGTGCACATACTGCACGGCAAAATCATTCGGATTGTCGCGGTAGTCCATCTGATACGCATACTCTCCGGTGTAGCGCAGCGTCAGCTGGTCGCCTACAGGACGGCTTCCGCTCAGGCGAATCCCATACGTCTGCACGGAACGGCTTGCACTGGCCTGCTCTTCAAAGCTAATCCAGTAGCCATAAACCACCACCCGCGCTGCACGCCAGCCCGTGTACACCAGATGCAGCAGCGGCGCCGCCAGCCGCTGCTGTCGCGACAGCACGTTCTGCACGCGCCATAGATACGCCCCTTCCAGTATCCATGCCGGCAGGAGTCGGCTCGTCAGCGACACCGCATCGTAAGTCTGCTCAAGCTGGCGCCAGCCTACGTTCCCAATAAAGCGATGATTGTCGTAGGTAAGCCGCTGCCGCCCTACCCGCAGGCGCGTCTTCGGAACCAGCAGGACATCCAGCCAGAGCTGGTTCAGTTCGGCCTTTTCTGGATCGGCCACCGTGGCATACCGTACCTTTCCGTTACGCAGACTGTTGTACCGATCGGCCCCCACTGCCTGCAACCCTTCAACCTCTACATACATCCGCAGTCCCTTCAGCGCAGGAGTCCCATATCCCATGCGCAAGCGCAATGTTGACGCGTGGGCCGTCTCCTTACCTGTCTCATCTACCAGCTCATATCGATAGCGCGCGTTCAGCAACAGGTGTCCCCAGGCTCCCTGGGCTCGAAGGGTATCGGCTGGCGCATTCGCCAGCGCAGCGCCTCCCCATCCCCCACTTACCCCCAGCAGCAGTATCATGAGATGTTGCATCGCCTTCATGCTTCTTAACCGAATGGCCTATTAGTACTCTTTTGTCTTAAAAAAGCAGTACGATTGCCTCCATGCAACCGATCCGCGTCAAGAATCGACCAAAGTTCTGTCAGAAATGTGCCAAGAGATCTACCGCGGTTAGGGACTCCGCTACGGTATTCCGCGCATACCCCGGGCTTACCGGTGAACCACACGCAGGCCGATAGCCATAAACGTACCTTCTACAAAGGCGGCCGATTCCAGAAAAACGCCCAATCCCCATTGCTGGACTACCGGAAAGAGACCGGCTTCCAGAAATACATGGCCCGCAGTTTCCCATCGTTGCCGCGTGCTCTCGCGAGGTAACCAGTAAACACAGTCATCTTCCGCAGCATAGTAAGGACTGAGACACCGCGTCTCCTCATAGATCACTTTTCGCCGGATGTATCGCAGCGATGGCCCTACGCCCAGTGCCAGCTCACCTCGTCTGTACCGGAGCAGTCGAATCCGCAGCGCCAGGTTGAACTGCAATTGCCAGAGGCGGCCACGATACGGTGGAAAAGCTATATCCGACAACCAATCATAAACCACTGCCCTGCCTGGCGACCGCCAGCGCAGCGTAAAACCTCCCACAGAGCTTTCCACTGCAACGGGCCAAGGCGTTTCCAGCCCGATGCCCAGTCCGGCGGTCGGGCGCCAGAGGCCCTCCGGCCCCGCCTCCAACAGCTGGCCTACGCCCAGTCGTCCAAAGAAATAGAGCGGTTGTGCATTAACCGAAGGCGCGCCGAGCAGCAACAGGAGCAGTACGGGCAACCCCCTCCGCATGACGCCGTGCTTTTATGCCCCACAGGTTCTTGCTGCTCCAGAAGATATGCCGGAACCCCCGAAAAATCTATCCCTTATTTCATCCCCAACAACCGGAGCAGCTCCTCTTCGTCGAGCATCGGAATGCCCAGTTGGCGGGCGCGATCATACTTGCTGCCGGGATTCTCCCCGACCACCACATAATCGGTGTGGCGGCTAACGCTACTGGCCACGCGTCCTCCGGCTTTTTTAATCAGTTCCTCAGCTTCTTTGCGCGTAAGCGTAGGCAGCGCGCCGGTAAGCACAAACGTTTTGCCCCGCACAGGGCTTTCCGCTGCTGGCGCTTCTTCGGGCAGCCGCTGCGTGTTGACGCCCAGGGCTTTGAGTTCTTCGACCAACTGGCGGTTATCTTCCACACGGAACCAGTCTACAATGCTTTCTGCAGTGATGGGTCCTATGCCTTCGATGGCCGCCAGCCGGTCCACCGTTGCTGCGGCCAGCTCATCGATTGAAGCGAAGTGCTGCACCAGCAGTTCGGCCGTCGTCTTCCCCACATGCCGGATGCCCAGGCCGAAGAGCAAACGGCTCAGCGCACGTCGCTTTGAAGCCTCGATCGCGTGAAGCAAGTTGCGCGCTCTAGTTTCGGCGAACCCTTCCAGTTGGAGCAGGTCCTCCAGCTGCAGCCGGTACAGGTCTGATAGCCGCCGCACCAGTCCGGACTCAGCCAGCTGCCGGGCTACCCGGCTCCCCATCCCTTCGATATCCATGGCATCGCGGCTGGCGAAGTGCTCCAGCAGACGCACAAACTGGGCGGGGCAGTCAGAAGCCACGCAGTAATAGTCCGCTTCGCCAGGCAACCGCACCAGGGGACTGCCGCATGAAGGGCATCGCTCGGGCATGCGCCAGGGACGTTCCCGTCCGGTGCGCGCTTCCACTACGGGACGCACTACCTGCGGGATCACATCGCCCGCCCGGATCACCACGACCAGATCGCCGATGCGGATATCGCGCGTGCGCACGTAGTCTTCGTTGTGCAGCGTAGCCTGCGAGACGGTCACCCCACCGATCTCAACAGGCTCCAGGACGGCCTCAGGCTTAACGACACCCGTGCGTCCCACGTTGACGATAATGTCCAGCAGGCGCGTGATGGCTTCCCGTGCCGGGAATTTGTACGCAATAGCCCAGCGCGGCGCGTTAGAAATAGTGCCTAACAGGGTCTGGTAGAAACGGCTGTCGATCTTTAAGACAACTCCGTCGATTTCATAGTCCAGGTCGTCGCGGTGTTCGGTCCAGTAACGGCAGTAGGCCAGGACCTCCTCCAGTGCTGCGAAGCGGCGGGCATGCTCGTTGACAGGAAAGCCCAGTTGCCGAAGCCACTGGAGCACTTCATACTGGCTGTCGGGTACGTCAGCGCCCTCGGCAGGCCCCACCCCGTAGGCAAAAAAGCTCAGGGGCCTTGCAGCCGTGACCTGAGGATTAAGCTGACGCACGCTGCCGGCGGCTGCGTTGCGCGGGTTGGCAAACGGGCGTTCGCCGCGCGCCTGCAACTGTTCATTAAGTCGCTCAAAATCCTGCTTGCGCATGTACACCTCCCCCCGCACTTCCAGACGCACGGGAGCCGGACCAGCGGCTGGATCAACCGGAATGCGCAGCGGAATGGCCGGGATGGTTCGCACGTTCTGGGTGACATTTTCCCCTTCGATTCCATCGCCGCGTGTGGCCCCCACAGTAAGCACCCCGTTTTCATAGGTCAGGGCCATGGCCACCCCGTCAATTTTTAGCTCGGCCGTAAGCGCTGGTTGGACCTGCTGGCCGAGCTGCTCGGCCAGCATCCGGCAGCAGCGTTCATACCAGGCCCGGACGTCTGCTTCGCCAAATGCGTTGCTCAGCGAAAGCAGCGGTTCAGGATGGCGTACTTTTTCGAAGCGTTCCAGCGGTGGCCCTCCCACGCGCTGCGTGGGAGAGTCGGGCGTAATCAGGTCAGGGAAGCGCGTTTCCAGCGTCCGGAGCGCCTGCAGCAGCAGATCGTAGTCTGCATCTGGAATGAGCGGCCGATCCAGCACGTAGTAGCGATAGGCGTGTTGATTGAGCACGTTGCGGAGCTGGCCAGCCAGCGCTTCTGCCGCGTTTCGGTCCAGCGCTTCGAGATTGGTTTGCCGCACCGTCTGCAGCAGCGCGCGCGTGGTTTCCAGGAGTCGGGCTTCTGCGGTGGGCTGAGCGGTACGCGTCTCCATAAGTCAGTCATGCGTTTGCGGGCTAGCGGGGGGATCGCGCCAGTGAATCCAGGTATGCCTGAAGTTGTGCGCGGGTAATCACGATACGTCCCTGCGCATCTCGTTGATCGGTAGGATACGGATAGCCATTCAGCAGCAGTTGAATATCATCCAGTTGGTTTTCAAGGATGATCCGTTCGGTAAACCGGAAGCGCATCGAATCGCCTTGTTCGATCCAGTAGGGGCGGCGCAGGTCGCGGTCTACGCGAATGCGAATGGGATCTACTTTGTCAAAAGCAGCGATGACGGTTGCGGTGATGGTATCCCCCAGCACCGGTGCCTGCGCGGAGGCCCCTTCGGCTGAAATGACTGTATCGGGGGCAGAGGCTACTGCCGTATCGA includes the following:
- a CDS encoding alginate export family protein codes for the protein MKAMQHLMILLLGVSGGWGGAALANAPADTLRAQGAWGHLLLNARYRYELVDETGKETAHASTLRLRMGYGTPALKGLRMYVEVEGLQAVGADRYNSLRNGKVRYATVADPEKAELNQLWLDVLLVPKTRLRVGRQRLTYDNHRFIGNVGWRQLEQTYDAVSLTSRLLPAWILEGAYLWRVQNVLSRQQRLAAPLLHLVYTGWRAARVVVYGYWISFEEQASASRSVQTYGIRLSGSRPVGDQLTLRYTGEYAYQMDYRDNPNDFAVQYVHAMLGLSVRQHGWVVTASGALELFTSDRGVAFSTPLATLHAFQGWADRFLRTPPQGLRDLYVSLSLRRGRVQATGIYHDFASDDGQLAYGRELDLVARYVVSPNLSLLVKYAAYQARSWSVDVQKYWFMLTFGF
- the ligA gene encoding NAD-dependent DNA ligase LigA; this encodes METRTAQPTAEARLLETTRALLQTVRQTNLEALDRNAAEALAGQLRNVLNQHAYRYYVLDRPLIPDADYDLLLQALRTLETRFPDLITPDSPTQRVGGPPLERFEKVRHPEPLLSLSNAFGEADVRAWYERCCRMLAEQLGQQVQPALTAELKIDGVAMALTYENGVLTVGATRGDGIEGENVTQNVRTIPAIPLRIPVDPAAGPAPVRLEVRGEVYMRKQDFERLNEQLQARGERPFANPRNAAAGSVRQLNPQVTAARPLSFFAYGVGPAEGADVPDSQYEVLQWLRQLGFPVNEHARRFAALEEVLAYCRYWTEHRDDLDYEIDGVVLKIDSRFYQTLLGTISNAPRWAIAYKFPAREAITRLLDIIVNVGRTGVVKPEAVLEPVEIGGVTVSQATLHNEDYVRTRDIRIGDLVVVIRAGDVIPQVVRPVVEARTGRERPWRMPERCPSCGSPLVRLPGEADYYCVASDCPAQFVRLLEHFASRDAMDIEGMGSRVARQLAESGLVRRLSDLYRLQLEDLLQLEGFAETRARNLLHAIEASKRRALSRLLFGLGIRHVGKTTAELLVQHFASIDELAAATVDRLAAIEGIGPITAESIVDWFRVEDNRQLVEELKALGVNTQRLPEEAPAAESPVRGKTFVLTGALPTLTRKEAEELIKKAGGRVASSVSRHTDYVVVGENPGSKYDRARQLGIPMLDEEELLRLLGMK